CGCATAGAAACCATCCTCCTTTGTGTCATGAACATTTTAACCGATTGACCGGACTTTAAGTCAGTCCCGCAACGCAACAATCGGATGTCTTATGTTATTATCGTGTTACTTAGTGCCCTTTTCCATAAATACGGTAACGTACTGAGAGCGTCGGTGCGCCGCTTGAGAGCACAAATGGCGCTGCGACCGAGTCGTACTCGGTGAGTACGGGGAGGGAGCGGAACGCGGCAGGCGCGGATGCAACGGCGTTCGCTTTCGAGTATTTACGGAACGGGGCACTAAATAGTCCATTTCGTAATTACGGTGACGTATTCGATCATGTTACAAACGCAAAAACGCCAAAAGCCCCCTCGCCCCCTGGGGGAGAGGGCTGGGGTGAGGGGTATAGATAATACCACCCCCACCTTAATCCTCCCCGTCTGCGGGGGAGGAAACCAGAGGAGTCGATACGACACCGTAATTACGAAATGCTGTACTTAGTGCAAAAAAGGTAGAAGATGGCGGCGATATCGGTCAGGAATCTCCATAAAAACTACGGGACGTTGAAAGCCGTTGATGGCGTATCGTTTGAGGTCAAGGACAGGGAGATCTTCGGGATCCTCGGCCCCAACGGCGCGGGCAAGACCACCACGCTCGAGATGATCGAGACGCTGCGCGAGCCTGACTCCGGCGATATTCTCGTGGATGGCATAGAGGTGCGCAAAAACGAAAAGAAGATCAAGGAGATAATCGGCGTCCAGCTCCAGAATACCGCGTTCTTCGATAACTTATCCGTTTACGAGAACGTCGATCTGTTTGGCTCCTTTTACTCCAACCGGCGTCCCGTCAACGAACTGCTCGAGATGGTCGACCTCCAGGACAAGAAAAACAGCATGTTGAGCGAGCTCTCCGGAGGGCAGCACAAGCGAGTTTCTATCGTGCTCGCGCTCGTGAACGACCCGCGCGTAGTTTTTCTCGACGAACCGACGACAGGTCTCGATCCACAGGCGCGGCGGAACATCTGGGAAATCATCGAAAACCTGAAGGCGCGCGAGAAAACGGTGGTCATCACCACCCACTACATCGAGGAAGCGGAGCGCCTGTGCGACCGGGTCGCGATCATGGATCACGGGAAGATAATCGACATTGGGACGCCGGCCGAACTCG
The Candidatus Anoxymicrobium japonicum DNA segment above includes these coding regions:
- a CDS encoding ABC transporter; this encodes MAAISVRNLHKNYGTLKAVDGVSFEVKDREIFGILGPNGAGKTTTLEMIETLREPDSGDILVDGIEVRKNEKKIKEIIGVQLQNTAFFDNLSVYENVDLFGSFYSNRRPVNELLEMVDLQDKKNSMLSELSGGQHKRVSIVLALVNDPRVVFLDEPTTGLDPQARRNIWEIIENLKAREKTVVITTHYIEEAERLCDRVAIMDHGKIIDIGTPAELVRRYSPESDISFKLAPEIDRAVIEKITGARNVRNDGGGGYIVTTGTPRETLLGILTAARENGANVDNISMKQASLEDVFLKMTGRRIRE